Proteins encoded in a region of the Cricetulus griseus strain 17A/GY unplaced genomic scaffold, alternate assembly CriGri-PICRH-1.0 unplaced_scaffold_484, whole genome shotgun sequence genome:
- the LOC113838073 gene encoding GTPase ERas-like yields MALPTKSSILDLRLNTQCTRYPKESNDGWAKCKDSGRKLPKYRIVVLGASGVGKSALTIQMTHQCFVEEHDPTIQDSYWKEVALDNSGYILNVLDTAGQDIYRDLRDQCLAAGDGVLGVFALDDPSSLDQLQQIWSTWRLQQKQPLPLVLVGNKCDLVTRAGDAHTDAAILTHKWGVPFIKTSAKTRQGVEEAFALLVHEIQRAQESVVESSMEKTRQHKAMCSCGCSVA; encoded by the coding sequence ATGGCATTGCCAACAAAGTCTAGCATCTTGGACCTGCGCCTTAACACACAGTGCACCAGATACCCAAAGGAAAGCAATGATGGTTGGGCAAAATGCAAAGATTCTGGCAGAAAGCTTCCTAAATACAGGATAGTAGTGTTAGGTGCAAGTGGTGTTGGTAAAAGTGCTCTCACTATCCAGATGACCCACCAATGCTTCGTGGAAGAACATGACCCCACTATCCAGGATTCCTACTGGAAGGAGGTGGCCCTAGACAATAGTGGCTACATTCTGAATgtgctggacacagcagggcaggatATCTACAGGGACTTGCGAGACCAGTGCTTAGCAGCTGGTGATGGTGTGCTGGGTGTCTTTGCTCTTGATGACCCCTCATCTCTGGACCAGCTGCAGCAGATATGGTCTACCTGGAGACTGCAACAGAAGCAGCCCTTGCCCCTGGTACTTGTGGGCAATAAATGTGACCTAGTGACAAGAGCTGGAGATGCTCACACTGATGCAGCTATCCTAACTCATAAGTGGGGAGTCCCCTTCATCAAGACCTCAGCCAAGACACGGCAAGGTGTAGAGGAAGCATTTGCTCTGCTTGTCCATGAGATTCAGAGGGCCCAGGAGTCTGTGGTTGAGTCAAGCATGGAGAAGACCCGACAACACAAAGCCATGTGTAGCTGTGGCTGCTCTGTAGCCTGA